The proteins below are encoded in one region of Hypomesus transpacificus isolate Combined female unplaced genomic scaffold, fHypTra1 scaffold_149, whole genome shotgun sequence:
- the plekhf2 gene encoding pleckstrin homology domain-containing family F member 2 isoform X1, producing MLTGKTKMVDRLANSEANSKRIGVVEGCFGAAGQPLAIPGRVLIGEGVLTKLCRKKPKARQFFLFNDILVYGNIVIQKKKYNKQHIIPLESVTIDTVPDEGELRNGWLIKTPTKSFAVYAATATEKSEWMSHIGKCVGDLLEKSGKAPTGEHAAVWVPDSEATICMRCQKVKFTPMSRRHHCRKCGFVVCGPCSEKKFLLPSQSSKPVRVCEFCYVQLSSGGSLGVRSDSYSRYGPKYNSNNMSDEDDEDDSSD from the coding sequence GCAAGACTAAGATGGTGGACCGGCTGGCGAACAGCGAGGCCAACTCCAAGCGCATCGGGGTAGTGGAGGGCTGCTTCGGCGCGGCAGGTCAGCCGCTCGCCATCCCAGGCCGCGTGCTCATCGGCGAGGGCGTGCTCACCAAGCTGTGCCGCAAGAAGCCCAAGGCGCGCCAGTTCTTCCTCTTCAACGACATCCTGGTATACGGCAACATCGTCATCCAGAAAAAGAAGTACAACAAGCAGCACATCATTCCGCTGGAGAGCGTCACCATCGACACGGTGCCGGACGAGGGGGAGCTGCGTAACGGCTGGCTCATCAAGACACCCACCAAGTCCTTTGCCGTCTACGCCGCCACCGCCACCGAGAAGTCCGAGTGGATGAGCCACATCGGCAAGTGCGTCGGCGACCTTCTGGAGAAGAGCGGCAAGGCGCCAACCGGAGAGCACGCCGCGGTCTGGGTGCCCGACTCAGAGGCCACCATCTGCATGCGCTGCCAGAAGGTCAAGTTCACGCCCATGAGCCGCCGCCACCACTGCCGCAAGTGTGGGTTTGTGGTGTGCGGGCCGTGCTCGGAGAAGAAGTTCTTGCTGCCCAGCCAGTCGTCCAAGCCGGTGCGTGTCTGCGAGTTCTGCTACGTGCAGCTGAGCTCGGGGGGCAGCCTGGGTGTGCGTTCAGACTCCTACAGCAGATACGGCCCCAagtacaacagcaacaacatgtCGGACGAGGACGACGAGGACGACAGCAGTGACTGA
- the plekhf2 gene encoding pleckstrin homology domain-containing family F member 2 isoform X2, which translates to MVDRLANSEANSKRIGVVEGCFGAAGQPLAIPGRVLIGEGVLTKLCRKKPKARQFFLFNDILVYGNIVIQKKKYNKQHIIPLESVTIDTVPDEGELRNGWLIKTPTKSFAVYAATATEKSEWMSHIGKCVGDLLEKSGKAPTGEHAAVWVPDSEATICMRCQKVKFTPMSRRHHCRKCGFVVCGPCSEKKFLLPSQSSKPVRVCEFCYVQLSSGGSLGVRSDSYSRYGPKYNSNNMSDEDDEDDSSD; encoded by the coding sequence ATGGTGGACCGGCTGGCGAACAGCGAGGCCAACTCCAAGCGCATCGGGGTAGTGGAGGGCTGCTTCGGCGCGGCAGGTCAGCCGCTCGCCATCCCAGGCCGCGTGCTCATCGGCGAGGGCGTGCTCACCAAGCTGTGCCGCAAGAAGCCCAAGGCGCGCCAGTTCTTCCTCTTCAACGACATCCTGGTATACGGCAACATCGTCATCCAGAAAAAGAAGTACAACAAGCAGCACATCATTCCGCTGGAGAGCGTCACCATCGACACGGTGCCGGACGAGGGGGAGCTGCGTAACGGCTGGCTCATCAAGACACCCACCAAGTCCTTTGCCGTCTACGCCGCCACCGCCACCGAGAAGTCCGAGTGGATGAGCCACATCGGCAAGTGCGTCGGCGACCTTCTGGAGAAGAGCGGCAAGGCGCCAACCGGAGAGCACGCCGCGGTCTGGGTGCCCGACTCAGAGGCCACCATCTGCATGCGCTGCCAGAAGGTCAAGTTCACGCCCATGAGCCGCCGCCACCACTGCCGCAAGTGTGGGTTTGTGGTGTGCGGGCCGTGCTCGGAGAAGAAGTTCTTGCTGCCCAGCCAGTCGTCCAAGCCGGTGCGTGTCTGCGAGTTCTGCTACGTGCAGCTGAGCTCGGGGGGCAGCCTGGGTGTGCGTTCAGACTCCTACAGCAGATACGGCCCCAagtacaacagcaacaacatgtCGGACGAGGACGACGAGGACGACAGCAGTGACTGA